In the Methylobacter sp. YRD-M1 genome, one interval contains:
- a CDS encoding M48 family metallopeptidase has product MQKNTLLRPSHSVLFGETEIRFSLNFVDRKTLAIHVYPDGGVNVDAPLSAELEKIYDKVKKRSLWILKQQRQFAAYPPALPARRYVSGETHRYLGRQYRLKIMAGDSETVKLTRGSLQVETQHPQGSLRVQRLLQTWYRSKALTVFTERYAQCVQYVERLGIYHNKGFQLRFMSKRWGSCTGKGTIILNPELIAAPKDCIDYVIIHELCHLKEHNHGQAFYRLLNAVLEDWEFRRKRLNEMVEVRFV; this is encoded by the coding sequence ATGCAGAAGAATACGTTACTGCGGCCATCGCATTCGGTTCTATTTGGTGAAACGGAAATTCGCTTTTCATTGAATTTCGTTGATCGCAAAACGCTGGCCATCCATGTTTACCCGGATGGCGGCGTTAACGTTGATGCACCGCTATCGGCAGAGCTTGAAAAAATTTACGACAAGGTAAAAAAACGATCACTGTGGATTCTCAAGCAACAGCGGCAATTTGCAGCTTATCCGCCGGCGCTTCCTGCAAGGCGCTATGTTTCCGGCGAAACGCATCGCTATTTAGGACGGCAATATCGGCTGAAAATCATGGCGGGCGACAGCGAAACGGTCAAGCTGACACGAGGAAGCTTGCAAGTTGAAACCCAACACCCTCAGGGTAGCTTGCGGGTACAAAGACTTTTGCAGACGTGGTATCGCTCGAAAGCCTTAACAGTATTTACTGAACGCTATGCGCAATGTGTTCAATATGTCGAGCGGTTGGGGATTTACCACAATAAAGGTTTTCAGCTTCGGTTTATGTCCAAACGCTGGGGGAGCTGTACCGGCAAGGGAACAATCATCCTGAATCCGGAATTGATCGCGGCTCCCAAAGACTGTATCGATTATGTGATTATCCACGAGCTTTGTCATTTGAAAGAACACAATCATGGGCAGGCTTTTTACCGTTTATTGAATGCAGTGTTAGAGGATTGGGAGTTTCGCCGCAAGCGGTTGAATGAAATGGTTGAGGTTAGGTTTGTTTAA